From the genome of Impatiens glandulifera chromosome 9, dImpGla2.1, whole genome shotgun sequence, one region includes:
- the LOC124915510 gene encoding zinc-finger homeodomain protein 1-like produces the protein MEFEEDHHHHHHPNPKDQQDHPEIHDALSPDFENSRPPKMLTPLDVSQPSRKPRYRECLKNHAINIGGHAVDGCGEFLPAGPEGSLDALRCAACNCHRNFHRKESLIGEPLVLLSPPPIHQHPPQPQQFFPPPPYYRTQSGYLHVQQRPPLALPSTSSGGGGGGGGGGSYCREEMDEDVANAMGMGMGMGIGSSKKRLRTKFTVEQKDKMLALAERMGWRIQKQDDEAVQQFCQETGIRRHVFKVWMHNNKHTVGKKP, from the coding sequence atggagtttgaagaagatcatcatcatcatcatcatcccaaTCCCAAGGACCAACAAGACCATCCTGAGATTCACGATGCCCTCTCCCCCGACTTTGAGAATTCCCGACCACCCAAAATGCTAACTCCCCTCGACGTTTCCCAACCTTCAAGGAAACCCAGATACCGCGAATGCCTCAAAAACCACGCCATCAACATCGGCGGTCATGCCGTCGACGGCTGCGGCGAGTTCCTTCCCGCCGGACCCGAAGGCTCTCTAGATGCCCTCAGATGCGCAGCCTGTAACTGTCACCGCAACTTCCACCGCAAAGAATCTCTCATCGGTGAACCTCTCGTTTTACTCTCACCTCCACCCATTCACCAACACCCGCCGCAGCCGCAGCAATTCTTTCCTCCCCCGCCTTATTACAGGACCCAAAGTGGTTACCTTCACGTTCAACAGCGGCCGCCGCTTGCTCTGCCGTCAACCTCTAGCGGCGGCGGTGGAGGTGGGGGAGGTGGAGGGTCGTACTGCAGGGAGGAGATGGATGAAGATGTGGCGAACGCGATGGGGATGGGGATGGGGATGGGAATTGGGTCTTCTAAGAAGAGATTGAGGACGAAATTCACGGTTGAACAGAAGGATAAGATGCTGGCACTTGCTGAGAGGATGGGTTGGAGAATTCAGAAGCAAGATGATGAAGCTGTGCAGCAATTTTGTCAAGAAACTGGTATCAGAAGGCATGTTTTCAAGGTATGGATGCACAATAACAAACACACAGTTGGTAAGAAACCCTAG